In one Trichlorobacter lovleyi SZ genomic region, the following are encoded:
- the rplD gene encoding 50S ribosomal protein L4: MPTIALYNMNREKIGEVALDEQIFAAEVKEPLIHQALKVQLANRRAGTVKTKTRAEVSGGGKKPFKQKGTGNARQGCSRAPQYPGGGTVFGPQPKTYNLGINKKARKAALRSLLSMQLKSEKITVLDQIEFAKISTKDFAGFMKKFDLERSLIITEEPSTNLALSSRNVPYVKLLKADGLNVFDVLKYQNIVMTEGAVRLVEGALQ; the protein is encoded by the coding sequence ATGCCAACAATAGCTCTGTATAATATGAATCGTGAAAAAATTGGTGAAGTTGCCCTTGATGAGCAGATCTTTGCCGCTGAAGTTAAAGAGCCGCTGATCCACCAGGCCCTTAAGGTGCAACTTGCAAACCGCCGTGCTGGTACGGTTAAGACCAAAACTCGTGCTGAAGTTTCCGGCGGTGGCAAGAAGCCGTTTAAGCAAAAAGGTACTGGTAATGCACGTCAAGGTTGTTCACGTGCGCCTCAGTATCCAGGTGGTGGTACCGTTTTCGGTCCTCAACCAAAGACCTATAATCTTGGTATCAACAAGAAAGCTCGTAAAGCTGCGCTGCGCTCCCTGCTTTCCATGCAGCTCAAGAGTGAAAAGATTACAGTTCTGGATCAAATCGAATTTGCAAAGATTTCCACTAAAGACTTTGCCGGTTTTATGAAGAAATTTGATCTGGAGCGGTCATTGATTATCACCGAGGAACCATCGACGAACCTTGCATTGTCGTCGCGAAATGTTCCCTATGTTAAGTTGCTCAAGGCTGACGGTTTGAATGTTTTTGATGTGCTTAAATATCAAAACATTGTCATGACCGAGGGTGCTGTGCGACTCGTGGAAGGAGCGCTGCAGTAA
- the rpsL gene encoding 30S ribosomal protein S12, which translates to MPTINQLIRQGREKKRDKSTAPALKSCPQKRGVCTRVYTTTPKKPNSALRKVARVRLTNGIEVTSYIPGVGHNLQEHSVVLIRGGRVKDLPGVRYHIVRGTLDSVGVKGRMQGRSKYGAKRPK; encoded by the coding sequence ATGCCAACGATCAATCAGTTGATTCGTCAGGGTAGGGAAAAGAAGAGGGATAAGTCTACTGCGCCGGCGCTGAAGAGTTGCCCGCAAAAGCGTGGTGTTTGTACCAGGGTTTATACTACGACGCCTAAGAAGCCTAACTCTGCTCTTCGTAAGGTTGCTCGTGTTCGCTTGACTAACGGGATAGAGGTGACGTCGTATATTCCGGGTGTTGGTCATAACCTGCAGGAGCACTCTGTTGTCTTGATTCGTGGTGGCCGGGTGAAAGACTTGCCGGGTGTTCGTTATCATATCGTTCGGGGTACGCTTGATTCTGTAGGTGTCAAGGGTCGTATGCAGGGTCGTTCCAAGTACGGCGCCAAGCGTCCTAAGTAA
- the rplP gene encoding 50S ribosomal protein L16, which produces MLMPKRVKHRKQMKGRMTGAACRRIEISYGEFALQATECGWVDSRQIEAARIAMTRYIKRGGKIWIRMFPDKPLTAKPAETRMGKGKGSPDSWVCVVKPGMVLYEMEGVTEEIAREAFRLAAHKLPISTKFITRGTQNEG; this is translated from the coding sequence ATGTTAATGCCGAAAAGGGTTAAGCATAGAAAGCAGATGAAAGGGCGGATGACGGGCGCAGCCTGCCGCCGGATCGAGATCTCATACGGTGAGTTTGCACTGCAGGCTACCGAATGCGGTTGGGTCGACTCACGTCAGATTGAGGCAGCGCGTATTGCCATGACCCGTTATATTAAGCGGGGCGGAAAGATCTGGATCCGTATGTTTCCTGATAAGCCGCTGACAGCAAAGCCGGCTGAAACCCGGATGGGTAAGGGTAAAGGTTCTCCTGATTCTTGGGTGTGTGTGGTAAAGCCCGGCATGGTGCTGTATGAGATGGAGGGGGTTACTGAGGAAATCGCACGCGAGGCCTTCAGGCTGGCAGCTCACAAGTTGCCTATATCCACCAAGTTCATTACCAGAGGTACCCAAAATGAAGGCTAA
- the fusA gene encoding elongation factor G: protein MSRLSPLDKYRNIGIMAHIDAGKTTTTERILYYTGVSHKIGEVHEGTATMDWMEQEQERGITITSAATTCEWNDHRINIIDTPGHVDFTIEVERSLRVLDGAVAVFCSVGGVEPQSETVWRQADKYRVPRIAFINKMDRIGADFFRGVQMIKDRLKANPVPLQLPVGKEDYFKGIVDLVRMKAIIWDEESLGAKFHEEEIPADLLDEAKEWRDKLIEEISSHDDALMEKYLGGEELTEAEIMAAIRSCTINIQIIPVVCGSSFKNKGVQNLLDAVVDYMPSPLDIPAIKGIDESGAEVERKADDTEPFSALGFKIMTDPFVGQLTFIRVYSGVLQSGSYVYNATKGKRERIGRLLKMHANKREEIKEVYAGDIAAAVGLKYTTTGDTLCNEDQAVILESIEFPEPVISIAIEPKTKSDQEKLGLSLQKLASEDPSFRVKTDEETGQTIISGMGELHLEIIVDRMMREFKVEANVGKPQVAYRETITKKVKVEGKFVRQSGGRGQYGHVWLEVEPQPEPGKGYEFVDAIKGGVVPREYIPAVDKGIQEATDNGVLAGFPVVDVKVTLIDGSYHEVDSSEMAFKIAGSMGFKEGCQKAGPILLEPIMSVEVVVPEEYMGEVIGDLNSRRGRIMGMDSRAGAQVVSSMVPLANMFGYSTDLRSATQGRATYAMTFDHYEPVPKSVSDEIIAKVKG, encoded by the coding sequence GTGTCTCGTTTGTCACCACTTGATAAATATCGCAATATCGGCATTATGGCGCACATTGACGCCGGTAAGACCACTACTACTGAGCGTATTCTGTACTACACCGGGGTTTCTCATAAGATTGGTGAAGTGCATGAAGGTACTGCTACCATGGACTGGATGGAGCAGGAGCAGGAGCGTGGCATTACTATTACCTCTGCAGCTACAACCTGTGAGTGGAATGACCACCGTATTAATATTATTGATACCCCTGGTCACGTTGACTTTACTATTGAAGTGGAGCGTTCGCTGCGGGTTTTGGATGGTGCTGTTGCGGTGTTCTGTTCTGTTGGTGGTGTTGAGCCTCAGTCTGAAACGGTCTGGCGCCAGGCGGATAAGTATCGCGTTCCGCGGATTGCTTTTATTAACAAGATGGACCGTATCGGGGCTGACTTCTTTCGTGGCGTTCAGATGATCAAGGATCGCTTGAAAGCGAACCCTGTTCCGCTTCAATTGCCGGTTGGTAAAGAAGATTATTTTAAAGGTATTGTTGATCTGGTCCGGATGAAGGCGATTATCTGGGACGAGGAGTCACTTGGTGCCAAATTTCATGAGGAAGAGATTCCTGCTGATCTGCTTGATGAGGCAAAGGAGTGGCGCGATAAGCTGATCGAAGAGATTTCGAGTCATGATGACGCCCTGATGGAAAAATATCTTGGTGGTGAAGAGCTGACTGAGGCTGAAATTATGGCTGCTATTCGCTCTTGTACCATCAATATTCAGATTATTCCGGTTGTGTGTGGTTCGTCCTTTAAAAATAAAGGTGTTCAGAACCTGCTTGATGCTGTTGTTGATTATATGCCGTCTCCATTGGATATTCCTGCGATCAAGGGTATTGATGAATCTGGTGCGGAGGTTGAGCGTAAGGCTGACGACACAGAGCCGTTCTCGGCACTTGGCTTCAAGATTATGACCGACCCTTTTGTCGGGCAGCTGACTTTTATCCGGGTCTACTCAGGTGTGCTACAGTCCGGTTCCTATGTTTACAATGCAACCAAAGGTAAGCGTGAGCGGATTGGCCGCTTGTTGAAGATGCACGCCAACAAGCGTGAAGAAATTAAAGAAGTGTACGCTGGTGATATTGCTGCTGCGGTGGGTCTTAAATATACCACTACCGGTGACACGCTCTGTAATGAAGACCAGGCTGTTATTCTTGAGTCAATTGAGTTTCCTGAGCCGGTTATTTCTATTGCAATCGAGCCAAAGACCAAGTCAGACCAAGAGAAGCTCGGTCTCTCTCTTCAGAAGCTGGCTAGTGAAGATCCTTCGTTCAGGGTTAAGACAGACGAAGAAACCGGCCAGACGATTATTTCCGGTATGGGTGAGTTGCACCTTGAAATTATTGTTGATCGTATGATGCGTGAGTTTAAGGTCGAGGCAAATGTCGGTAAGCCTCAGGTTGCCTACCGTGAAACGATTACCAAGAAGGTCAAGGTTGAGGGTAAATTCGTACGTCAGTCTGGTGGTCGTGGTCAGTATGGACATGTCTGGCTCGAGGTCGAGCCGCAGCCAGAGCCGGGTAAAGGGTATGAGTTTGTTGATGCCATTAAAGGTGGCGTTGTGCCTCGCGAATATATCCCCGCAGTTGACAAGGGTATCCAAGAGGCAACCGACAACGGCGTGTTGGCAGGTTTCCCGGTTGTTGACGTGAAGGTGACGCTGATTGATGGATCGTATCACGAAGTTGACTCCTCAGAAATGGCTTTCAAGATAGCTGGCTCCATGGGCTTTAAAGAAGGCTGTCAAAAAGCTGGCCCGATCCTGCTTGAGCCAATTATGTCTGTAGAGGTTGTGGTTCCTGAAGAATATATGGGTGAAGTTATTGGTGACTTAAACTCACGTCGTGGCCGTATCATGGGAATGGATTCCCGTGCTGGAGCGCAAGTCGTCAGCTCCATGGTTCCACTGGCTAATATGTTTGGTTACTCAACTGACCTGCGTTCAGCAACTCAGGGGCGTGCAACCTATGCAATGACATTTGATCATTATGAGCCGGTACCGAAGTCTGTATCTGACGAAATTATTGCTAAAGTAAAAGGGTAA
- the rplB gene encoding 50S ribosomal protein L2, whose product MAIKSYKPTSAGRRHQTCSTFEEITSTTPEKSLLVKIKKTGGRNHFGRVTARHQGGGHKQKYRMIDFRRDKRGIPAKVATIEYDPNRSARIALLHYTDGEKRYILAPLDLKVGDTVLSGPEADIKPGNSLPLRSIPLGTIIHNIELKIGKGAQLARSAGTFAQLMSKEGKYSQVKLPSGEVRLVLQDCYATIGQVGNIDHENVCLGKAGRSRWLGKRPKVRGVAMNPVDHPHGGGEGRTSGGRHPVTPWGIPTKGYKTRTNKTSDRFIVKKRTK is encoded by the coding sequence ATGGCAATAAAGAGCTACAAGCCCACATCTGCTGGGCGCAGACATCAAACCTGTTCGACGTTTGAGGAGATTACCTCCACAACGCCGGAGAAGTCCCTGCTGGTCAAGATTAAAAAGACTGGTGGTCGTAACCACTTTGGCCGAGTAACTGCACGCCATCAAGGCGGTGGTCACAAGCAGAAGTATCGTATGATCGATTTTCGTCGTGACAAGCGCGGTATCCCCGCAAAGGTCGCTACGATTGAATATGACCCAAACCGTAGTGCACGAATTGCCCTTCTTCACTATACTGATGGAGAAAAACGCTACATTCTGGCACCGCTAGACCTCAAGGTTGGCGATACTGTGTTGAGTGGTCCAGAGGCCGATATCAAGCCAGGCAATTCTTTGCCATTACGCTCGATTCCGCTGGGTACTATTATCCATAATATTGAACTTAAGATCGGCAAAGGGGCGCAACTTGCCCGTAGTGCCGGTACGTTTGCCCAGTTGATGTCTAAAGAGGGCAAGTACTCACAGGTTAAGTTGCCTTCCGGTGAGGTTCGTCTGGTTCTTCAAGACTGTTATGCGACCATTGGTCAAGTAGGTAATATTGACCATGAGAACGTCTGTCTGGGTAAGGCTGGCCGCTCACGCTGGCTGGGTAAGCGTCCGAAGGTTCGTGGTGTTGCTATGAACCCGGTTGACCACCCACATGGCGGTGGTGAAGGTAGAACCTCTGGTGGGCGTCACCCGGTAACTCCGTGGGGCATTCCTACCAAGGGTTATAAAACCCGCACAAATAAAACGTCAGACCGCTTTATTGTTAAAAAACGTACGAAATAA
- the rplW gene encoding 50S ribosomal protein L23: MNIYSIIKKPHVTEKTSLGTEAANTITLVVDRDSNKIEIKKAVESLFKVNVTSVRTVNVAGKVKRFGRNYGKRQNWKKAYITLKEGQTVDFFEV; the protein is encoded by the coding sequence ATGAACATCTATTCAATTATCAAAAAGCCGCATGTCACCGAGAAAACATCTCTCGGTACTGAGGCTGCAAACACCATCACCCTGGTGGTTGACCGAGATTCAAACAAGATCGAAATCAAGAAAGCTGTTGAGTCGCTCTTCAAGGTCAATGTTACTTCGGTACGTACCGTGAATGTGGCTGGCAAAGTCAAGCGCTTCGGTCGTAACTATGGCAAGCGTCAAAACTGGAAAAAGGCCTATATCACGCTGAAGGAAGGCCAGACCGTCGACTTCTTCGAAGTGTAA
- the tuf gene encoding elongation factor Tu, with protein MAKAKFERNKTHVNIGTIGHVDHGKTTLTAAITKVLAGKGQAEYKAFDQIDNAPEERERGITIATAHVEYETDKRHYAHVDCPGHADYVKNMITGAAQMDGAILVVSAADGPMPQTREHILLARQVGVPYIVVFLNKADMVDDAELLELVELEIRELLSSYDFPGDDIPIIKGSALKALNGDKDELGEDSVNALMEAVDSYIPDPERAIDRPFLMPVEDVFSISGRGTVATGRVERGIVKVGEEIEIVGIKATAKTTVTGVEMFRKLLDQGQAGDNIGALLRGVKREDIERGQVLAKPGSITPHTKFKAEAYILTKEEGGRHTPFFNGYRPQFYFRTTDVTGVAELPAGTEMVMPGDNIAMTVNLITPIAMDEGLRFAIREGGRTVGAGVVSAIIE; from the coding sequence ATGGCCAAGGCTAAATTTGAGCGTAATAAGACGCACGTAAACATCGGAACAATTGGTCACGTTGACCATGGTAAGACCACATTGACCGCAGCGATCACGAAGGTGCTTGCTGGCAAGGGTCAGGCCGAATACAAGGCGTTTGATCAGATTGACAACGCCCCTGAAGAGCGTGAGCGTGGTATCACCATTGCTACTGCCCACGTTGAATATGAGACCGACAAGCGCCACTATGCTCACGTCGACTGCCCTGGTCACGCTGACTACGTCAAGAACATGATCACCGGTGCAGCACAGATGGACGGTGCCATTCTGGTTGTATCTGCAGCAGACGGCCCGATGCCTCAGACTCGCGAGCACATCCTGCTTGCCCGTCAGGTAGGCGTACCTTACATTGTTGTCTTCCTGAACAAGGCAGACATGGTCGACGACGCTGAGCTGCTTGAGCTGGTTGAACTGGAAATCCGTGAACTGCTTTCCAGCTACGACTTCCCGGGTGACGATATTCCAATCATCAAAGGTTCTGCTCTGAAGGCCCTCAACGGCGACAAGGACGAGCTGGGCGAAGACTCAGTCAATGCACTGATGGAGGCTGTTGACAGCTACATCCCGGATCCTGAGCGTGCCATTGATCGTCCGTTCCTGATGCCGGTAGAAGACGTCTTCTCCATCTCCGGTCGTGGTACTGTTGCCACCGGTCGTGTTGAGCGCGGTATTGTAAAGGTTGGCGAAGAAATCGAAATCGTCGGCATCAAAGCCACCGCCAAGACCACCGTAACCGGTGTAGAAATGTTCCGCAAGCTGCTTGACCAAGGTCAGGCTGGCGACAACATCGGCGCCCTGCTGCGTGGTGTTAAGCGTGAAGACATCGAGCGTGGTCAGGTGCTTGCCAAGCCCGGCAGCATCACTCCGCACACCAAGTTCAAGGCAGAAGCCTACATTCTCACCAAAGAAGAAGGTGGTCGTCACACCCCATTCTTTAACGGCTATCGTCCGCAGTTCTACTTCCGCACCACTGACGTAACCGGTGTGGCTGAGCTGCCTGCGGGCACCGAGATGGTAATGCCTGGTGACAACATTGCCATGACCGTAAACCTGATCACTCCGATCGCCATGGACGAAGGTCTTCGCTTCGCCATCCGTGAAGGTGGTCGTACCGTAGGCGCCGGCGTCGTCAGCGCAATCATCGAGTAA
- the rpsJ gene encoding 30S ribosomal protein S10 has protein sequence MQSQKIRIRLKAYDHKLLDVSVGEIVETAKRTGARVAGPIPLPTVINKYCVLRGPHVDKKSRDQFEIRTHKRLIDILDPTQQTVDALMKLDLSAGVDVEIKL, from the coding sequence ATGCAGAGCCAGAAGATCAGAATTCGCCTTAAGGCATATGACCATAAGTTGCTGGATGTATCCGTCGGTGAGATTGTTGAGACGGCAAAGCGTACCGGTGCTCGTGTAGCAGGACCAATTCCGCTGCCAACGGTTATCAATAAGTATTGTGTGCTGCGTGGACCTCACGTTGACAAGAAGTCCCGTGACCAGTTTGAGATCAGAACCCATAAGCGTCTGATTGATATTCTTGACCCGACACAGCAGACCGTTGACGCGCTGATGAAATTGGACCTGTCCGCAGGCGTTGATGTTGAAATCAAGCTGTAG
- the rplE gene encoding 50S ribosomal protein L5: protein MARLKDVYQNEVVQKLRAEFNYKNIMEVPRIEKVVINMGLGEAIQNVKILDSAASELGKITGQKAVITKAKKSIASFKLREGMPIGCMVTLRRERMYEFLDRLMNVALARVRDFKGVSGKAFDGQGNYTLGIKEQLIFPEINYDEIDKIKGLNVTIVTSAKNDEEGKALLKHMGMPFRN, encoded by the coding sequence ATGGCCAGATTGAAAGATGTATACCAGAACGAAGTAGTGCAGAAACTGCGTGCTGAGTTCAATTATAAAAATATTATGGAAGTCCCCAGAATTGAAAAGGTAGTTATCAATATGGGGCTTGGTGAGGCGATTCAGAATGTAAAAATTCTTGATTCTGCTGCATCAGAGTTGGGTAAAATCACTGGCCAGAAGGCGGTAATTACCAAGGCAAAGAAGTCAATTGCGAGCTTTAAACTTCGTGAGGGCATGCCTATTGGTTGCATGGTAACTCTGCGTCGTGAGCGTATGTATGAATTTCTTGATCGCCTGATGAACGTTGCACTCGCCCGTGTACGCGACTTTAAAGGTGTTTCAGGTAAGGCATTTGATGGACAGGGAAATTATACGCTTGGCATTAAAGAACAGCTTATTTTTCCTGAAATCAATTACGATGAAATTGACAAAATCAAGGGGTTGAATGTTACTATTGTGACTTCAGCTAAAAATGATGAAGAAGGCAAGGCCCTGCTTAAGCACATGGGCATGCCGTTCAGGAACTAG
- the rpmC gene encoding 50S ribosomal protein L29, which produces MKANDFRKMAEAELKQKRDELTQELFNLKFQLNTGRLENTGKLGAIRKDIARINTILTESRG; this is translated from the coding sequence ATGAAGGCTAATGATTTCCGCAAAATGGCTGAGGCTGAATTGAAGCAGAAACGGGACGAATTGACCCAGGAGCTCTTCAACCTTAAGTTTCAATTGAACACAGGGCGCCTTGAGAATACCGGAAAGCTTGGCGCGATCCGCAAAGATATCGCACGGATCAATACCATCCTTACAGAAAGCAGGGGTTAG
- the rplN gene encoding 50S ribosomal protein L14 gives MIQMQTILDVADNSGAKKLFCIKVLGGSKRKYAGVGDIVVCSVREALPNSKVKKGDVVKAVIVRTAKELGRPDGSYIRFDNNSGVVINNAKEPVGTRIFGPVARELRAKKFMKIISLAPEVL, from the coding sequence ATGATTCAGATGCAGACTATACTTGACGTAGCCGACAACTCTGGTGCAAAAAAACTATTTTGCATCAAGGTACTTGGCGGGTCTAAGCGTAAATATGCAGGAGTTGGTGACATTGTCGTCTGCTCAGTGCGTGAAGCGCTACCTAATTCCAAGGTTAAAAAAGGTGATGTGGTTAAAGCGGTAATAGTGCGTACCGCAAAAGAACTTGGACGCCCTGATGGTTCCTATATCCGTTTTGATAACAACTCAGGTGTTGTCATTAATAACGCGAAGGAACCGGTCGGTACCCGTATCTTCGGTCCTGTCGCACGGGAATTGCGGGCTAAAAAGTTTATGAAGATCATCTCCCTTGCACCGGAAGTACTTTAA
- the rpsQ gene encoding 30S ribosomal protein S17 gives MGELGHRRTQTGVVVSDKMEKTVVVRVDRLVKHPLYNKYIKRSVKYKVHDEKNSCKAGDKVQIVECRPLSKDKRWALRQILESAA, from the coding sequence ATGGGTGAGCTTGGACACAGACGTACTCAGACCGGCGTCGTAGTCAGTGACAAAATGGAAAAGACAGTTGTTGTAAGAGTCGACCGCCTTGTTAAGCATCCGCTATACAATAAGTATATTAAGCGGAGTGTAAAATATAAGGTTCACGATGAGAAGAACAGCTGCAAGGCAGGGGACAAGGTGCAGATTGTTGAGTGCCGTCCATTAAGCAAAGACAAGCGCTGGGCCCTGCGCCAGATTCTTGAGAGCGCTGCGTAG
- the rplX gene encoding 50S ribosomal protein L24 produces the protein MQTKKYHVAKGDTVMVIAGKEKAKTGKVLQVLPKKDAVIVEGLNMVKRHVRARGNEPGGITEKEAALHVSNVQLYCTKCVKPVRTRIKVLENGEKQRTCVKCDSSLEN, from the coding sequence ATGCAAACGAAAAAATATCACGTAGCTAAAGGTGATACGGTAATGGTCATTGCCGGTAAGGAAAAGGCAAAGACTGGCAAAGTACTGCAGGTACTCCCTAAAAAAGACGCAGTTATCGTAGAAGGCCTTAATATGGTGAAGCGTCACGTACGTGCCCGTGGTAATGAGCCTGGCGGCATTACTGAGAAAGAAGCTGCACTGCATGTGTCCAATGTACAGCTTTACTGTACCAAGTGCGTAAAACCTGTTCGCACCAGAATCAAGGTGCTTGAGAACGGTGAAAAACAACGCACCTGTGTTAAGTGTGACAGCTCTCTGGAGAATTAA
- the rpsS gene encoding 30S ribosomal protein S19 gives MARSIKKGPFVDGHLMKKVETEGPNSKKIIKTWSRRSTITPEFIGVSLAVHNGKKFIPVFVTENMVGHKLGEFSPTRTFHGHAADKKSKVKK, from the coding sequence ATGGCACGCTCGATAAAAAAAGGCCCCTTCGTAGATGGCCACCTGATGAAAAAAGTTGAGACTGAGGGTCCTAACTCCAAAAAAATCATCAAGACATGGTCCCGCCGCTCGACTATTACCCCTGAGTTTATCGGGGTGTCTCTGGCGGTACATAACGGCAAGAAATTCATCCCGGTCTTTGTTACCGAGAACATGGTTGGTCATAAATTGGGTGAATTTTCACCAACTCGGACCTTCCACGGCCATGCTGCCGACAAAAAGAGCAAGGTCAAGAAGTAA
- the rpsC gene encoding 30S ribosomal protein S3: MGQKVNPIGFRLGVIKTWDSKWYAEADFAKNLHEDLKIRQFLKKRLYSAGISKIEIERAANKTKINIHAARPGLIIGKKGAEVELLKKDLAAITSKEVFININEVRKPELDAQLVAENVALQLERRIAFRRAMKKSVTSSLKFGAKGIRITCSGRLGGAEMSRTEWYREGRVPLHTLRADIDYGFAEAKTTYGIIGVKVLIFKGEVLPGQ; this comes from the coding sequence TTGGGACAGAAAGTAAATCCGATAGGTTTCAGACTTGGCGTCATCAAGACCTGGGACTCGAAGTGGTACGCTGAGGCTGATTTTGCCAAGAACCTCCACGAGGACCTGAAGATTCGCCAGTTTTTGAAGAAGCGTCTGTATAGTGCAGGCATCTCAAAGATTGAAATTGAGCGTGCTGCAAACAAGACCAAGATCAATATTCACGCAGCCCGTCCAGGCCTGATTATTGGAAAGAAGGGTGCTGAAGTAGAGCTGCTTAAAAAAGATCTGGCTGCTATTACCTCAAAAGAAGTGTTCATTAACATTAATGAGGTTCGTAAGCCTGAACTTGATGCTCAACTGGTTGCTGAAAACGTAGCACTTCAACTTGAGCGTCGGATTGCATTCCGTCGCGCCATGAAGAAGAGTGTAACCTCTTCACTCAAGTTTGGTGCAAAGGGTATTCGTATCACCTGTTCAGGCCGTTTGGGTGGTGCTGAAATGTCACGTACCGAGTGGTATCGTGAAGGCAGGGTACCGTTGCATACCCTGCGTGCAGATATCGATTACGGGTTTGCCGAGGCCAAGACCACCTATGGTATCATCGGGGTAAAGGTCCTGATCTTCAAGGGTGAAGTCCTGCCAGGACAATAA
- the rplV gene encoding 50S ribosomal protein L22: MESSAKLSLARLSPRKTRTVADLVRGKGIQQALNTLSFLPNPSAQILLKLLKSAVANAEQKGVNDIDKLFVKTIFVDGGAVLKRFVPRAMGRASKIRKPTSHISVVLSDTKTR; this comes from the coding sequence ATGGAATCCAGTGCCAAATTATCATTAGCACGCCTGTCTCCGCGTAAGACGCGGACTGTCGCCGATCTGGTTCGGGGCAAGGGTATCCAGCAAGCACTGAACACCCTGTCTTTCTTGCCGAATCCGTCAGCACAGATTCTTCTCAAACTTCTTAAGTCGGCAGTTGCCAATGCCGAGCAGAAGGGTGTGAACGATATAGACAAGCTGTTTGTAAAAACGATCTTTGTTGATGGCGGTGCCGTTCTTAAGCGCTTTGTACCGCGCGCAATGGGCCGTGCTAGCAAGATCCGCAAGCCGACAAGCCACATTTCTGTGGTTTTGTCTGACACGAAAACGAGATAG
- the rplC gene encoding 50S ribosomal protein L3, which produces MNKGIIGKKLGMTQIFLEDGTRVPVTVVQAGPCVVLQKKTAEVDGYSAVQVGFETVNAAKANSADRGHCVKAGKGVFRHLRELKLEQEAELNIGDELTVQQFEPGDLIDVTGTSIGKGFQGVIKRHNFKGGRASHGSRFHRAPGSIGCSATPSRVFKNKKMPGQMGNERVTVQRLQVVRVDADQNLILIKGAIPDSKNNVVVIKDSVKATK; this is translated from the coding sequence ATGAATAAAGGGATTATCGGAAAAAAGCTGGGCATGACCCAGATCTTCCTGGAAGATGGTACCCGCGTTCCAGTAACGGTGGTACAGGCAGGGCCTTGTGTGGTGCTGCAGAAGAAGACAGCAGAAGTTGATGGCTATTCAGCCGTTCAGGTTGGATTTGAAACTGTCAATGCCGCTAAGGCAAACTCTGCGGACCGTGGGCATTGCGTCAAGGCAGGTAAAGGTGTGTTTCGGCATCTGCGTGAGCTGAAGCTGGAGCAAGAGGCCGAACTGAATATCGGTGATGAACTAACCGTTCAACAGTTTGAGCCAGGTGACCTGATAGATGTTACGGGTACTAGTATCGGTAAAGGCTTTCAAGGTGTTATCAAGCGTCACAACTTCAAGGGTGGCCGTGCCTCCCACGGTTCTCGCTTCCACCGTGCACCTGGTTCTATCGGTTGTTCGGCAACACCTTCACGGGTTTTTAAGAACAAGAAGATGCCGGGTCAGATGGGGAATGAGCGCGTTACTGTACAGCGTCTCCAGGTGGTTCGAGTTGATGCAGATCAGAATCTCATCCTGATTAAAGGTGCGATTCCAGATTCCAAGAACAATGTCGTTGTCATTAAAGACAGCGTCAAAGCCACCAAGTAA
- the rpsG gene encoding 30S ribosomal protein S7 produces the protein MPRRREVPKRVILPDPKYNDKTVAKLINILMVGGKKSVAESILYRALDIVESKSGEEAVKALKKCLDNIKPALEVKSRRVGGSTYQVPVEVRPDRRVSLAMRWLIKYSAARSEKTMTEKMAGEILDAFNSRGAAVKKREDTHKMAEANRAFAHYRW, from the coding sequence ATGCCGAGGAGACGTGAAGTACCTAAGCGTGTGATTCTGCCGGATCCAAAATATAACGACAAGACAGTGGCTAAGCTGATTAACATTCTGATGGTTGGTGGTAAGAAGAGTGTGGCTGAGTCGATACTGTATCGGGCGTTGGATATTGTTGAGAGTAAGTCTGGTGAAGAGGCGGTTAAGGCGTTGAAGAAGTGTCTTGATAACATAAAGCCTGCTCTTGAGGTTAAGTCGCGCCGGGTTGGTGGTTCAACTTATCAGGTTCCGGTTGAGGTGCGTCCTGACCGTCGGGTTTCTTTGGCGATGCGTTGGTTGATCAAGTATTCGGCAGCGCGTTCTGAAAAAACGATGACTGAAAAGATGGCTGGCGAGATTCTGGATGCCTTTAATAGTCGCGGTGCTGCTGTGAAGAAGCGGGAAGATACCCATAAGATGGCTGAGGCGAACCGTGCCTTTGCTCACTATCGTTGGTAG